TTTTTCAAGCCAAAAAGCTGCTTTGTCAAGTTTTAATAGCTGCATATATATACGACCGATATTTTGCACGGACGGTTCATAGCCTTTTCTTGCACTTATTTCTAAGAGTTGAGAGCTTTTTGTTACATTCTGGTCAACGCCCTCACCCTTATAATACATTAGTGCTAAATTATATTGAGCTTTTGGATTTTGCAGATCACTTGAGCGTTCCAGCCAAAAAGCTGCTTTTTTTAAATCTTTTTTGGTATTTAAACCGCTAAAATACATCATGGCTAAGTCAAACTGAGCCTCAGCATCAGCATTGTGTGCAGACTTATCCAGCCACTCCATACCTTTGATTTTATCTTTTTCTGTCCCGATGCCGTTAAAATACAGATAACTAAGTGCATTTTGAGAAACGCTGTTTCCCTCTTTTGCTTCTTTAGTATATAGCTCGAAAGCTTTTTTATACTCTTTTGCTTTAAAAGCTTCAAGACCACTATCATACGCAAATAAGCTAGCGGATAATACTAAGGTTAAAAAAAGTTTTTTTATCATTTAAATCCTTCCAAGTTTAAGTTTGGATATTGTTTTTTTACTTGATTAAGATGCTCTTTTGCTACTTGAATAAGAATAGGGTCTTTTTTAGAATCCAACCAAATTGCAAGTTCTTTTAAATCTTTATAGCTCATAGATGTGCATCCGGCAGTAGAAGCGTCTTGGGCTTTTTGAACATGCATAAATATGCAAGAACCTGCATATGGTTTTTTAATATCATTATGACCGACTACAATACCGAGTTTGTATTGGTCATCATCCCGCTTCATATACTCAAAACTTTTAGCGTCTTTATCTACAAAGTTTAGCACAGAGTTATAATATTTAGATTGAGCATCGTCAATACAGGTGTATTTTTCATCAACTTGCATATAGTCCATTTTATAGTTGTCATCTTTTTTTTCATAACCAAACAGATAAGATAGTTTAAATACACCTATCGGTGCTTTTTTGTCTCCCTCTTTTTTATCCGGTTCTTTAACATTTGTTTTAAATGTTGATATGCCTAGACCGTGAGCTAAACCGTTTTTTCCAATATTTACATCTATAGGACTGGCAACTTTTTGATTATCTTGATATCGTTGCAGTTTTGCTTTGGAGCTGTGTATATTTTCTGCCACAACCAGCACAATTTGAGAGGCACAAGCAAATATATGTAAATTTATGATGATTAAGAAAGTTTTTAGCATAAGATATGTTACTATTACTAAAATATGAAAGAGATTAATTACGGAAAAATATTATGAGCATAGGTATTTCCAAGGCATCAAAAGAGGATGCCGGATTTTTAGCACAGATGATTCTTCAAAGTTCCAGAGCTGAAAAAAAATTTGGTATATATGATTTGGTTTTTGGAGTTAAAAAAGATGAAGAGTTGTTAAAATATTTAGAAAGACTAATAGTTACAGATACTAAAAACCATTGTCATTACAGTAATTTTTTAATAGCAAATATAGATTCAAAACAAGTCGGTACACTTTGTAGTTATGAGCCTCGAATATCTACACACGATGCATTTAAAAGATCATTGCAGGAGATAGGTTTTGAAGGTGATATAAGTGAATATGAAGATATATTGAACGTATGTAACTTTGCACAAAATAATCGTACATTGATTTTTGATTTTATGGAAGAGTTGGAAGGTTTTGTTGATGTCGGTATTTTAAAAGCATTAATGCAAAAGAGTTTACTTACGGCTAGATTAAAGGGCTATAGAATAGCACAAACAATAGTAGAAATTGGATCGCTTGAAACTATACTGCTTTATAAAAAACTGGGTTTTAGAGAAGTAAAACAAAAAGAGTGTGATTTATATAAAGAAAAATTTGGACGTATGGGTCTTGCACTTTTAGAGATAGAGTTTTAACCATAGAACCTACTTTTTTATCAGTTATCCCTTCTCTTTTTGCCATTGGTTTGGCATTAATAACAAGAAATGTTAATTTATCCTTATTTAGCGGAATAGTGCTTGGTATTTTCTTTTTAAGCAACTATTCGATTTTACAAACATTTATTCAAATATATGAACTTTTTTATCAGCTTCTTAGTACTCCTTGGGTTTTAAAAACATTGGCTTTTGCTATTCTTGTGGGTTCAATAATGGAACTGATTGAAAAAAGCGGTGGGATAGGCGGTTTTGTAGAATATCTTGAAAATAAAAAAAAGCTTGTAACTTCCAAACGCTCTGCTTTGATGCTTAGTTATATAGTAGGGGTCGTAATATTTGTCGAATCTTCTATTACGGCACTTATAAGTGGAGCTGTAGGGAAACCTCTTTGTGATAAATATGAGATTTCAAGAGAAAAGCTTGCTTATGTATGTGATTCTACATCTGCACCGATTAGTTCACTCATCATATTAAACGGATGGGGTGCTTTGCTGCTTGGTTTAGTGTTAACCCAAATAGAGACAAATGCATTAAACATAAGTGCTGTTGAATTGTTAATAGATTCCGTATTTTATAATTTTTATGCAATATTTGCATTGTTTGTTACTTTTATCTCTATCTGGTATGGAATAGATATCGGTCCGATGCAATATGCTACGTATAAAAAATTTGATATTAAAGAGAATAGTTTACATAAAAGTATGTGGTATATGATAAGCCCAATATTTTTAATGGTCTTACTAGTTTTTTTATTTTTATATATCACAGGTGATGGAAGTATATTTAAAGGAAGCGGTTCAAGTTCTATTTTTTATACAATGCTCTCAACTTTATTATTTATAAATATATATTATTTTTTTACTAAAAATATGAGTTTTAAAAATATACAAATACATTCACTTGTAGGGGCTAAAAAACTTTTTCCGATAGCTTTGATTTTGTTATTTGCTTTTGCTTTGGGTGAAGTGAGCTCAGAGTTAAAAACAGGCTTGTATTTAGCATCCTTGGCAAGTCAAAATTTAAATCCGGTATTTTTAGGATTTATTATATTCTTGTTAAGCTCGATTATATCTTTCTCAACGGGAACCAGCTGGGGTACATTTTCTATAATGATACCAATAGCGGTTCCTATGGCAATAGGGGTAGATGCCAATATTGCTCTTGCAATAGGTGCAGTAATATCTGGTGGTGTATTTGGAGATCACTGTTCCCCTATCTCCGATACTACTATAATATCCTCTCTGGCAACTGAGTGTGATGTAGTCTCACATGTAAAAACACAACTTCCATATGCATTGATATCAGGAGTATTGGCTTCTGTATTTTTTATAATCTTCTCATTATCTTAGCAATAGATTAAATAAACTCTTAAAATAAGCTTACTTTAATTAGAATTTTAGTATTATTGCGCGTTTATAACTCCCTGAACTTCAGTGAGTTACATTCTACTGGAAAAAATTAAGTAAAGGAAAACAATGCCTACAATCAATCAATTGATTCGTAAAGAGCGTAAGAAAGTTGTTAAGAAATCAAAATCTGCAGCGCTATTATCTTGCCCTCAACGTCGTGGTGTATGTACTCGTGTTTATACGACTACACCAAAAAAACCAAACTCAGCTTTAAGAAAAGTTGCAAAAGTTCGTTTAACTTCTGGATTTGAAGTTATTTCATATATCGGTGGTGAAGGTCACAACCTTCAAGAACACTCAATCGTACTAGTACGTGGTGGTAGGGTAAAAGATTTACCTGGTGTTAAGTATCACATCGTTCGTGGTGCACTTGATACTGCCGGTGTTAACGATAGAAAAGTTGCTCGTTCTAAATACGGTGCTAAAAAACCTAAAAACTAGGTTTAACTAATTAGTTCAAGCTAACTACAGGGTATGAAAATATCTTGAGTAAATTTGAAAAAATTGAAGATAAGGAAAATTAAAAATGAGAAGAAGAAAAGCTCCCGTTCGTGAAATTATGCCTGACCCGGTATATGGAAGCAAAGTTTTAACGAAATTTATTAACAAAATTATGTTAGATGGTAAAAAATCAACTGCTGAGAAAATTATCTATTCAGCATTAGATATCATCGGTTCTCGTGGAGAGAAAAGTGGAATTGATACATTCAATGATGCTATTGAGAACATCAAGCCTATTATAGAGGTAAAAAGTCGCCGTGTTGGTGGTGCTACTTATCAAGTTCCAGTAGAAGTACGCCCGGTACGTCAGCAATCTTTAGCTATCCGTTGGTTAGTTGATGCTGCTCGTAAAAGAAATGAAAGAACAATGGCTGAAAGATTAGCTAACGAGTTTATGGATGCAGCAACTGACAAAGGTAGTGCATTCAAGAAAAAAGAAGATACTTACAAAATGGCAGAAGCTAATAAAGCATTTGCTCACTACAGATGGTAATAGGAAACTAAAATGGCAAGAAGTCACAAACTAGAAGACGTAAGAAATATCGGTATTGCTGCTCACATTGATGCGGGTAAAACTACAACAACGGAAAGAATTCTTTTCTATACCGGTGTTGAGCATAAAATCGGTGAGGTTCATGATGGTGCTGCTACTATGGACTGGATGGAGCAAGAGCAAGAGCGTGGTATTACTATTACATCTGCTGCAACAACTTGTACATGGGATGGAAAACAAATTAACATTATCGATACTCCTGGTCACGTTGACTTTACTATCGAAGTTGAGCGTTCTATGCGTGTACTTGACGGTGCCGTATCAGTATTTTGTGCAGTTGGTGGTGTTCAGCCTCAATCAGAAACTGTATGGAGACAACGTAACCGTTACGGTGTACCATCAATCGTATTCGTAAACAAATACGATAGAACCGGTGCAGACTTCTACGAAGTTGAGCGTCAAATTCGTGAGCGTCTAAAAGGTAATCCGGTTCCTATACAATTACCTATCGGTGCTGAAGATAAATTTGAAGGTGTTGTTGATTTAGTTCAAATGAAAGAGATCGTTTGGGATGAAGATGCAGCAATGGGTTCTGCATATCATACACAAGACATCCGTGCTGAGTATCAAGATAAAGCTGAAGAGTACCGTGAGAAAATGATCGAAGAGATCGCTTCTGTAGATGGTCAAGAAGAGCTTATGGAGAAATTCTTAGAGGGTGAAGAGATCTCTAACGAAGAGATCAAAGCTGCTATTAAAGCTGCTACTATCGGTATGCATATTGTTCCAATGACTGTTGGTACTGCATTTAAGAACAAAGGTGTTCAAACTTTACTTGACGCTGTTGTTGATTACCTTCCTGCTCCAACTGAAGTTGCTGCAATTAAAGGTACTAAGATGGAAGATGAGACTCAAGAAGTTGCAGTTGAATCATCTGATAAAGGTGAATTTGCATCTTTAGCATTCAAAATCATGACTGACCCGTTTGTTGGTCAATTAACTTTCATCCGTGTATATCGTGGTTCACTAGAATCTGGTTCATACGTTCACAACTCTACTAAAGATAAAAAAGAGCGTATCGGTCGTATCATGATGATGCACGCTATTAAACGTGAAGAAGTTAAAGAGATTTACGCTGGTGAAATCGGTGCGGTTGTTGGTCTTAAAAATACTACTACCGGTGATACTTTATGTTCTGAAAAAGATAAAGTTGTTCTTGAGAGAATGGACTTCCCAGAACCGGTTATCTCTGTTGCAGTTGAGCCAAAAACTAAAGCTGACCAAGAAAAAATGGGTATCGCTCTAGGTAAACTAGCTGCTGAAGATCCGTCTTTCCGTGTACATACTGATGAGGAAACTGGTCAAACTATTATTTCTGGTATGGGTGAGTTACACCTTGAGATCATTGTTGACCGTATGATGCGTGAATTTAAAGTTGAAGCTGAAGTTGGTGCTCCACAGGTATCTTACCGTGAAGCTATTACAACTGAAGTTGATAAAAACTATAAATACGCTAAACAATCAGGTGGTCGTGGACAATATGGTCACGTTGTATTCAAAATGAAACCTGCTGAAGCTGGTTCAGGTCTTGTATTTAACAACGATATTAAAGGTGGTGTTATTCCTAAAGAGTACATTCCTGCTATTGAAAAAGGTATGGAAGAATCTATGAAAAACGGTGTACTTGCAGGTTATCCGATTGAAGATATCGAAATCACACTATATGATGGTTCTTACCACGATGTGGATTCAAATGAGATGTCTTTCAAAATAGCTGCATCTATCGGTTTCAAAGAAGCTGCTCGTGAAGCAAATGCTAAGATCCTTGAGCCGTTAATGAAAGTTGAAGTTGAAGTACCTGAAGAGTATATGGGTGATGTTATCGGTGACCTTAACCGTCGTCGTGGACAAGTTAACTCTATGAGTGACAGAAGCGGAAACAAAATTGTTGATGCACACGTTCCATTATCAGAGATGTTTGGTTACTCTACGGATTTACGTTCATCTACTCAGGGTCGTGCTACATACTCTATGGAATTCGATCACTATGAAGAAGTTCCAAGAAATGTATCTGAAGAGATTATCAAGAAAAGAAACGGTTAATATTTAACCTTTTCTTAGAGTTTCACAAAAAGTGAAACTCTTCTTTACTCCTATTAACTTTTATTTTTTCCTTACAAGTTTTACAATATATCTAACAACAAATCTTAAAAAATACAATATTAAATATACGAAAAATGTATATAAAAGAGGATGTATATAGTTTCCTTTTTCTTGCATTAATCCAAGTCTTGCCGTAGGATGACTTAGTAGATCAGGGTGCATGAGCACAACTAGCAGTGTTAAAAGTGCAGTGTATATTATAAGTTCTTTTTTTAGTATTTTAATCATGCGAATATTTTATTAAATATGTACTTAGTTGGTACTAAATTTGCTACAATTTCAAAAAAATTTGAGAAAAATATGAAAACAATTTTATTTATAGTGTTATTTACATTTGAACTTTTTGCACTCAATCCAAAAGTTTATTCAGTATTGGGCGATCAGCTTTATGATAATTTAGAGAATATAGGTAAACTTCAAGATATTAATGAATTTAAGATGTATAGTAAAAAAATTCAAGAGTATTATCTTGATGTAAAATCCGTTAGAAAAATAGGTTTTATGATTGACAAAGGTAATTCCGAAGCTTCTAAAACAGAGTACTTAAAAGAGCTTAGAAAACTCTCTAAAACAAATGATTTTTTTATAAAGTCCGTAAATTCGGTTTTTCAAAAATCTTTAAAAGATGAAGACAGTGATTTATTTTTAAAAATGCTAAATTCAGGTTTGCTTGATAGTGATAAATATAAGCAAGAAATAAAAAGATATTATTACGAACATAAAGATGAGATAGATATTAAAGGGACTGTTATTGAGCGATTTGTAAATGAAGATATAAAAAACAAAAAAAGAGTTTATACCGGACCTTCCAAAAAAGAACTTCAAAAAGCAAAAATTGAGAGAATAAGAGCTAAAGACAAAGCTAAACAAGAAGCAATTGCCAAATCTATAGAAGAAGAACTTTTAAAGAAAAAGAAAAAGATTAGAGAAGAACAAAAAAAAGAACTTAAAACCAAATAAGCTTATCTTCCTCGTTAGGTCTTCCTTCCAAGGTTAAATACGGTTTATAATATGATTTATACGAGAGTGAAGGGCAGTCTTTAACATAGTACCCCATATATATCCAGTCAATATTTGATTCTTTTGCAAACTTAATTTGCATATACATGGATAGTTTTCCAAGGGCATATTTTTTATAATCGGGATCATAGTAAAAATATATTGAAGATATGCCGTTTGGTAGTATATCGATTAAATCTACACCGATTAGTTTATCCTCGTCAAAATATAAAACCTCATAACCAAATTCATTTGCACCGCTTACAAAAGAATTATAGTAGCCTTGGGCAGTTGTCGGAGTATGTTCCCAACCTTTTTTATCTTTCATATATTTATGATACTTTTCAAAAAGCTCAATATGTTCTTGTGTCAAAGTAGGTTTTTGAATATATGATTTAATATGTTCGGCTTTTCGCATCTCTCTTCTTTGAGATTTTGAAAAAGTGAAGTTTCTGACATCTATTTTAATACTTTTACATTCATCACAGCCTTCACAAATCGGGCGAAAATACATTTTACCAAAACGTCTAAATCCACGTTCTATAAAATCCTGACATTTCTCCCCCGAACAATTTTCAATAATTTTATAATGCATAGTCTGTTCGAGATTATCAAGATAAGAACATTTATCATGTATAGAGAATTCTTTTAGTATATTCATAGTATGATTTTGACATAGCATCTATTAATGTTGACTTATTATTTTTAGTAAGTTAATTATGTTTTTAATGATTAATATGTAATATCTCTTAACATTAGTTTAATATAATATATGTAGAATTTTAGGAAAATATATCCTAATGCTTAAAGTAATGAGGTTTTTGAATGGAAAATGGAAATTATATTTTAATAGATAAAAGTATTATTGCAGAGGGTTGTGCGTATGACTTTTCCATATATTATTTTCATAATAAATCAAAGATAAAAAAATTACAAAATAAAGGTGTTGTCATTGATAGTGACGACCTATTGTACTTTGAACAGGCAAATAAACTATATGTACATGCACATGAACATTCATCGTATAAAAAGTTCATGCAGGAAAATTTTGTAGGCAAAAGTGGTAATCCCGTAAGTTTTGCAAGTAAATTTAACTCAATATATAAAAATGCTTCTAAAGCGTTAAACGATCTGTTTGATAATCCTGAAAAACTTAGTAACTATAAAGAATCAAAAAAAATTGTAAATGAATTGGTAGAGAGTGTTTTAGATGATGATTTTGCTATAAAATCGTTAATGGAGATAGCTACGCATGATTATTACACACATACACATTCCATAAATGTTTCCATATACGCTTTAAGCTTGGGTAATTTTTTGTCTTTATCGACCAAAGAACTAGAAGAGTTAGGAGAAGCTGCCCTGCTACATGATTTGGGGAAAAGCAAAATAGACAGTAATATTATTAATAAAAAGGGTTCACTCACTATCCAAGAATTCAAAATTATGAAAAAACATCCATCTTTTGGAGTAAGTATAGGTTTAAAACTTGGCATAAAAAATAAAAATATACTTGAAGGGATAAAGTACCACCATGAAAAAATGGACGGTTCGGGTTATCCAAACGGCTTATATAACGATGAGATACCTCTTTATGCTAAAATAATATGTATATGCGATATTTTTGACGCCCTGACAAGTCAGAGAAGTTATAAACAAGCTATGACCTCATATGAGGCGCTA
The genomic region above belongs to Sulfurimonas lithotrophica and contains:
- the rpsG gene encoding 30S ribosomal protein S7 — translated: MRRRKAPVREIMPDPVYGSKVLTKFINKIMLDGKKSTAEKIIYSALDIIGSRGEKSGIDTFNDAIENIKPIIEVKSRRVGGATYQVPVEVRPVRQQSLAIRWLVDAARKRNERTMAERLANEFMDAATDKGSAFKKKEDTYKMAEANKAFAHYRW
- the fusA gene encoding elongation factor G, which translates into the protein MARSHKLEDVRNIGIAAHIDAGKTTTTERILFYTGVEHKIGEVHDGAATMDWMEQEQERGITITSAATTCTWDGKQINIIDTPGHVDFTIEVERSMRVLDGAVSVFCAVGGVQPQSETVWRQRNRYGVPSIVFVNKYDRTGADFYEVERQIRERLKGNPVPIQLPIGAEDKFEGVVDLVQMKEIVWDEDAAMGSAYHTQDIRAEYQDKAEEYREKMIEEIASVDGQEELMEKFLEGEEISNEEIKAAIKAATIGMHIVPMTVGTAFKNKGVQTLLDAVVDYLPAPTEVAAIKGTKMEDETQEVAVESSDKGEFASLAFKIMTDPFVGQLTFIRVYRGSLESGSYVHNSTKDKKERIGRIMMMHAIKREEVKEIYAGEIGAVVGLKNTTTGDTLCSEKDKVVLERMDFPEPVISVAVEPKTKADQEKMGIALGKLAAEDPSFRVHTDEETGQTIISGMGELHLEIIVDRMMREFKVEAEVGAPQVSYREAITTEVDKNYKYAKQSGGRGQYGHVVFKMKPAEAGSGLVFNNDIKGGVIPKEYIPAIEKGMEESMKNGVLAGYPIEDIEITLYDGSYHDVDSNEMSFKIAASIGFKEAAREANAKILEPLMKVEVEVPEEYMGDVIGDLNRRRGQVNSMSDRSGNKIVDAHVPLSEMFGYSTDLRSSTQGRATYSMEFDHYEEVPRNVSEEIIKKRNG
- a CDS encoding HD-GYP domain-containing protein — encoded protein: MENGNYILIDKSIIAEGCAYDFSIYYFHNKSKIKKLQNKGVVIDSDDLLYFEQANKLYVHAHEHSSYKKFMQENFVGKSGNPVSFASKFNSIYKNASKALNDLFDNPEKLSNYKESKKIVNELVESVLDDDFAIKSLMEIATHDYYTHTHSINVSIYALSLGNFLSLSTKELEELGEAALLHDLGKSKIDSNIINKKGSLTIQEFKIMKKHPSFGVSIGLKLGIKNKNILEGIKYHHEKMDGSGYPNGLYNDEIPLYAKIICICDIFDALTSQRSYKQAMTSYEALKLMKVEMNRHIDLKLLNKMILMFK
- a CDS encoding L,D-transpeptidase family protein; translated protein: MLKTFLIIINLHIFACASQIVLVVAENIHSSKAKLQRYQDNQKVASPIDVNIGKNGLAHGLGISTFKTNVKEPDKKEGDKKAPIGVFKLSYLFGYEKKDDNYKMDYMQVDEKYTCIDDAQSKYYNSVLNFVDKDAKSFEYMKRDDDQYKLGIVVGHNDIKKPYAGSCIFMHVQKAQDASTAGCTSMSYKDLKELAIWLDSKKDPILIQVAKEHLNQVKKQYPNLNLEGFK
- a CDS encoding arginyltransferase produces the protein MNILKEFSIHDKCSYLDNLEQTMHYKIIENCSGEKCQDFIERGFRRFGKMYFRPICEGCDECKSIKIDVRNFTFSKSQRREMRKAEHIKSYIQKPTLTQEHIELFEKYHKYMKDKKGWEHTPTTAQGYYNSFVSGANEFGYEVLYFDEDKLIGVDLIDILPNGISSIYFYYDPDYKKYALGKLSMYMQIKFAKESNIDWIYMGYYVKDCPSLSYKSYYKPYLTLEGRPNEEDKLIWF
- a CDS encoding Na+/H+ antiporter NhaC family protein, giving the protein MALITRNVNLSLFSGIVLGIFFLSNYSILQTFIQIYELFYQLLSTPWVLKTLAFAILVGSIMELIEKSGGIGGFVEYLENKKKLVTSKRSALMLSYIVGVVIFVESSITALISGAVGKPLCDKYEISREKLAYVCDSTSAPISSLIILNGWGALLLGLVLTQIETNALNISAVELLIDSVFYNFYAIFALFVTFISIWYGIDIGPMQYATYKKFDIKENSLHKSMWYMISPIFLMVLLVFLFLYITGDGSIFKGSGSSSIFYTMLSTLLFINIYYFFTKNMSFKNIQIHSLVGAKKLFPIALILLFAFALGEVSSELKTGLYLASLASQNLNPVFLGFIIFLLSSIISFSTGTSWGTFSIMIPIAVPMAIGVDANIALAIGAVISGGVFGDHCSPISDTTIISSLATECDVVSHVKTQLPYALISGVLASVFFIIFSLS
- a CDS encoding acyl-CoA acyltransferase encodes the protein MSIGISKASKEDAGFLAQMILQSSRAEKKFGIYDLVFGVKKDEELLKYLERLIVTDTKNHCHYSNFLIANIDSKQVGTLCSYEPRISTHDAFKRSLQEIGFEGDISEYEDILNVCNFAQNNRTLIFDFMEELEGFVDVGILKALMQKSLLTARLKGYRIAQTIVEIGSLETILLYKKLGFREVKQKECDLYKEKFGRMGLALLEIEF
- the rpsL gene encoding 30S ribosomal protein S12, which codes for MPTINQLIRKERKKVVKKSKSAALLSCPQRRGVCTRVYTTTPKKPNSALRKVAKVRLTSGFEVISYIGGEGHNLQEHSIVLVRGGRVKDLPGVKYHIVRGALDTAGVNDRKVARSKYGAKKPKN
- a CDS encoding tetratricopeptide repeat protein, coding for MIKKLFLTLVLSASLFAYDSGLEAFKAKEYKKAFELYTKEAKEGNSVSQNALSYLYFNGIGTEKDKIKGMEWLDKSAHNADAEAQFDLAMMYFSGLNTKKDLKKAAFWLERSSDLQNPKAQYNLALMYYKGEGVDQNVTKSSQLLEISARKGYEPSVQNIGRIYMQLLKLDKAAFWLEKNAQNGDVDAYYLLAEIYCTQEKFIKAKKWAKKSIDTGNLLAKELWDKHNLKKY